TCAGCGGCGTGCAGAACCTGGGCGTGGACATTGCCCAGGAGAAGGGCGACGGCACGCTCAAGCGCCTCGGCGGCACGCCCCTGCCGGTATTTTCCTACTTTTGCGGCAAAATCGGCATGGTCCTGGCCAGCTCCATCATGCAGGCGGCGCTGCTGCTGTTCGTGGCGCGCTTTGCGTTCAACGTGCCCATGCCCTCGGATGCCGGCAGGTGGTTCACGTTTGCCTGGGTGTTCCTCTTTGGCGTCATCACCAGCTGCGTGCTGGGCATTGCGCTCTCCGCCCTGCCGCGCACCGGCAAGTCCGCGACGGCGGTGGTCATCCCGATTGTGCTGCTGCTGCAGTTCATCTCCGGCGTCTACCTGAATTTTGCGCAACTGCCCGGCTGGCTGCAAAACGTGGCCAGCATCTTCCCGTTGAAGTGGATGGCGCAGGGCATGCGGGCGGTGTTCCTGCCGGAGTCCTTTGAAGCCATCGAGCCCGGCGGGGCGTGGAACCTGGACCAGGTGGCGCTGGTCATGGGCCTGTGGCTGGTGGTGGGATTGATCCTGTGCCGCATGACCTTCCGCTGGATCCGCAAGGACACCTGACCTTCCGGGCGGTTCCCGGCTTCCGGACGGTGCCCGGGGCAGCCGCCGCGGCCAGTAGGCTGGTTCCATGGCCACCGACGCAATATCCCCGCTCCTGACCGTCGACGGCTGGGAACTTTTGTCCTCCCTTGGCCCGTACTCCGATGCCGGCTCGCTCAAGCTCAACGAGACCCTGCGGAAGGCCGGCCACTCCCCCGAACTCGTCGCCGCGGCCCTCACGCAATCCCGGCTCCGGGCCAGGGCGGAAGCCAAGTTTGGCGAGTTTGCCAGCCAGATGCTGTTCACCCAGGCCGGGCTGGAACAGGCGACCCGGCTGGGCATCGCCGCCCTCCACGCGCAGCGGTTTACGACGGCGGGAATCACCTCCGTGGCCGACCTTGGCTGCGGCATCGGGGCGGACTCCCTGGCCATGGCCAGCCTGGACATCCACGTCACGGCCGTGGAAATGGACGAGCTCACCGCCGCCTGCGCCACGGTGAACCTCATGCCGTTCCCGCAGGCCACGGTGGTGTGCGCCCAGGCGGAGGAGGTGGACCTGGCCGGCGTCGGCGGCATCTGGCTGGACCCGGCCCGCCGCACCACCAGCACCTCCGGCACCACCCGCCTTTTTGACCCGGAGGCCTTCTCCCCCCCGCTGT
This genomic stretch from Arthrobacter dokdonellae harbors:
- a CDS encoding ABC transporter permease → MRTLRLGWSRIGYELRTYFRQGDSVFFTFLFPILMLSVFAVAFSTSPNIGAAPDGSGGITWAAFYVPGMVAAGMLLSGVQNLGVDIAQEKGDGTLKRLGGTPLPVFSYFCGKIGMVLASSIMQAALLLFVARFAFNVPMPSDAGRWFTFAWVFLFGVITSCVLGIALSALPRTGKSATAVVIPIVLLLQFISGVYLNFAQLPGWLQNVASIFPLKWMAQGMRAVFLPESFEAIEPGGAWNLDQVALVMGLWLVVGLILCRMTFRWIRKDT